The genomic window ATATCAAAAGTGTAAGAAAGGGGATAAGGAGATAAGAGTGATATGGAGATAAGATAATAGAAATAGATTGAAATTTATAGAAATAGGTAGAAATTGATTGTGGAAAACAACAAATTTCCATAAATTTCTATTAGTTTCTATTAATTTCAATTTTTTTAATAATATCTCCTTAATCTCCATATTTCCTTTTGTTACACCACCTGAACGCTTACATATTTTCGTGCAAAAGTTTGTTGACAATTAATTTCCTTTTTGATATAATTATTTTCAGAGAGAGGGTGAAAAGTTGCATAGACCCCGATAAAAAGCATATCATCTTAATGACAATATAGAATTCCTTCAAAATATAATACACATTTTTAACAAGCATGCAAAATATCTGCTGTAATGAATACATCAGGGGGTAGAGATAGTTGACCATTATTAAGGTGTTAGTAATTGAGAGGTAATTAAAAATGCCACAAAAGATATTAATTGTTGATGATGACCAAACAATTCGGAAAATAGGTGAGTATAATCTAAAAAAAGCAGGTTATGAAGTAATCACTGCCAACAATGGCGAGGAAGCAATAAGAAAGATTGAGACCGAAAAACCTGACCTGGTAATCCTGGATCTGATGATGCCTGTTATGGATGGATATGAGGTTTGTCAAAAGATTAAGGAAGATTGGTTAAGAAGTCATATCCCGATTATCATCTTATCGATTAAGAAGGATGTGGATGATAAAGTAAAAGGGTTAAGGGTTGGTGCAGATGACTACCTGGCAAAGCCTTTTGATCCGCAGGAGTTGTTGGTAAGGGTAGAGGCAAATCTGCGCCGCATTAAACGGGATATGCAAGCTAACCCATTAACAGGTTTACCAGGAAATGTTCCGATTAATAACAAAATTACTGAGGTAATAAAACAAGGAAGAAGTTTTTGTATCCTTTATATTGACCTGGATTACTTTAAGGCATTTAATGATACCTATGGCTATGAGCGGGGAGATGAGGTTATCCAATTTACCTCGCAGACGATTATTCAAACCATAAGAGAATTGGGAAATTCAACAGATTTTGTAGGTCATATAGGTGGTGATGATTTTGTTGTCCTGACTACACCGACTAAGGTTGATTCTATCTGTAACGAAATTATTAAAGCATTTGACATTGGTATTCTCAATTTCTATGACGAAGAAGATAGGGAAAGAGGTTTTCTTCTTTGTCCAGACCGTAAAGGACAACCCAATAAATTTCCATTAATCTCTATCTCGATTGCCTGTGTAACTAATGAGCAGAACAAATTTACGCATCTGGGTGAGATAAGTGCCGCGGCGGCTGAAATGAAAAAATACGCTAAATCTATCGCCGGTAGTAGCTATGTTAAAGATAGAAGAAAAATGTTAAATTTCAAGACTACGGCTAAATTGGAAAATTTACCTTTGATGAGTAACTTTATTTATCAAGCAACACAAAAATTTGGGCTGGATAAGGATACAGGATTTGATATTCAAGTTGCTGTTGAAGAGGCGTGTGAAAATATAGTTGAACATAGCTACCCAAAAGGTAGTGAAGGCTCTATTGAGATTAATTGTGAATACAAAGATAATAATTTTATCGTTAAAATCAAGGATTATGGTCAATCATTTGACCCAAATACCATTCCTGAACCAAATTTAGAGGCTAAATTAGAAGACCGAACTACAGGTGGATTAGGTATCTACTTTATGAAAAAATTGATGGATGAAATCAATTACTATTTTGACCCGAAAGAAGGCAATGAACTGGTAATGGTCAAAAGATTAAATGCAAAAAGGTAATCGGTAACCGTTCACCGCAGAGACACAGAGACGCAGAGAAGAAAATTAAAATTTATGGACGATAGGCTTAACATCCCTGATTTTCATCAGTGCAATCTCTTGAGTCCAACAACATTAAACTTGCCCTGATGAAAATCAGGGATGGATTAACAAATCTGGCTTGCCGGCTGAACATTCGGCAAGCATGTCCTATGTATTTCAATGGCTACACCAATAATCTTTTCTGTTATCTGATTTATTTCCATATCTTCTCTGTAAACTCTTGCGTCTCTGCGGTAAAGGATTACCTGAACGGTTGCGGTAATCGATTATGGGTAATACCGATTACCAATTACGAACTACAAGGAGGAAAAGATATGAAGGTAGAAATTAAGGAAATTGAAGGAATTACCGTAATGAATCTTACTGGTCGAATAGATGCCGCTACGGCTCCACAATTAGAAGAAGAATGGCATAACATTATGACACAGGAAAAGAACAAGGTGGTCATTAACTTTAAAAGGGTTGATTATATCTCCAGCGGCGGATTACGGGTGCTATTACTTGCGGCTAAAGAGATGAAAGCTCGAGATGGAATTTTAAGGTTTTGTCATTTAGACCCCAATGTCTATAAAATCTTCAAATTGGCGGGCTTTACCTCTATCTTTAATATCTACGAGACAGAAGAAGAGGCAGTCCGGGATATTTAGTGTTCTGGTAAGGAAATTGAGAGATGATAGAAATTAAGGATATTATTCAAGCCGTTGAATCTATCATTGAAGGAAAGACTAATTCAATTAATCTTTCGGCTCAAGGTGAGGCAGGAGAACTAATCTGTGCTTTAAATAAAATGCTTTCTTCATTGCAAACAAAAAATATCGAAGTTGAGGAAAGATTAAATGAAAAACTCCTTTCCTTGTATGAGTTAAATTACGCCACTAAGATGATAAGTTTCACTATGGAGATGAAGGAATTATTGGACATCTCCATTGATATGATTACTGATTTAGCTCGGGTAGAGAAGGCTTCGATTATGCTGATTAATTCCAGGAACCGAGAATTGGTAGTAGAGATTGTTAAAGAAAGCGGAAAGATTATCTATCCAGAAACAATTTTAAGACCACCACACCAAATCCTTTCTGAAGTTATTAATGAAGGCAAGATTTATCTTTCCCAGGAGCAGTTTGAAGATTTAGGGGATGGATTAATTAATGAGATAACTTCTTTCCTTTCTTTTCCCATAATGGGCAAGGAACAAGTCTTAGGGGTAGCTAATCTTTATAATTGTCTAAACAAGAAGGAATTCAGCCATGATGAGATGAATCTAATCTCTACTTTAATCTCCCAGGTGGGTATTTCTATAGAAAATGCCCGGTTATTTATCAGGATAAAAGAACTCTTCTGGGATACTGTGAAGGCTTTAGCCTCAACCATAGATGCCAAAGACCCATATACTTATGGTCATTCGGAAAGGGTAGCAGAATATTCAGTAGAGATTGCTAAAAGATTAGGATGGAGTGTGCAAGAACAAGAGGAGGTGCAATTAGCCGGGCTTTTACATGATATTGGAAAAATTGGCATACCAGATGATATTCTTCACAAACCCGGTGGTCTGGATGACAAAGAATTCGAAAAGATAAAGCTCCATCCCCTCAAAGGTAGCAAAATTATGGAGCATATCAGTCAACTGGAAAAAGTCCTTCCCGGGATGAAACATCATCACGAACGATTCTCTGGAGGGGGTTATCCAGATAATTTAAAGGGTGATGAAGTTCCTTTAATCGGCAGGATAATCTGTGTGGCAGATGCCTATGATGCGATGACCTCAAATCGTGCCTATCGAAATAAAATGACTACTCAAGAGGCTTTATCGAGAATAAAAAATGCCTCAGGCACACAATTTGACCCGCAAGTTGTGGAGGCATTTTTGAAAGTAGTTGGGGGAGAGGGGGTTGTTATATGAAAGTAACACGGCGTGAATTTTTTAAAAAAATCTCAATATTAAGTTTAGCCTTAGCCAGTTGTCCTCTTTTGCCCAAAATTGGGTCTGGTGCAGAAATTTCAGGTAGAAAAGGCTACATTTCACCCCGGGAAGCACAAAATTATTTAGTATTAGAAGATGGTGTGGTGCAGTGTCAAAATTGTCCACGAAGGTGCACGCTTGGTCCGGGACAAAGGAGTTTTTGCAGGGTAAGAGAGAATCAAAATGGGAAATTAATGACGCTTGTCTATGGAAATCCGTGTGCGGTTCATATTGACCCAATTGAGAAAAAGCCTTTCTTCCATTTTTTGCCAGGAACATCAGTTTTTTCATTAGCCACGGCAGGTTGCAATTTACGATGTCAATTCTGTCAAAATTGGCAAATCTCACAAGCAACGCCTGAAGAAACAATAAATTTCCCTCTTAACCCGGAATTAATCGTTCAAGCAACATTATCGGAAAAATGTCCTTCGCTGGCATTTACTTATACCGAACCCAGTGTTTTTTTCGAGTATATGCTGGATACCTGTAAAT from bacterium includes these protein-coding regions:
- a CDS encoding STAS domain-containing protein is translated as MKVEIKEIEGITVMNLTGRIDAATAPQLEEEWHNIMTQEKNKVVINFKRVDYISSGGLRVLLLAAKEMKARDGILRFCHLDPNVYKIFKLAGFTSIFNIYETEEEAVRDI
- a CDS encoding HD domain-containing phosphohydrolase, which codes for MIEIKDIIQAVESIIEGKTNSINLSAQGEAGELICALNKMLSSLQTKNIEVEERLNEKLLSLYELNYATKMISFTMEMKELLDISIDMITDLARVEKASIMLINSRNRELVVEIVKESGKIIYPETILRPPHQILSEVINEGKIYLSQEQFEDLGDGLINEITSFLSFPIMGKEQVLGVANLYNCLNKKEFSHDEMNLISTLISQVGISIENARLFIRIKELFWDTVKALASTIDAKDPYTYGHSERVAEYSVEIAKRLGWSVQEQEEVQLAGLLHDIGKIGIPDDILHKPGGLDDKEFEKIKLHPLKGSKIMEHISQLEKVLPGMKHHHERFSGGGYPDNLKGDEVPLIGRIICVADAYDAMTSNRAYRNKMTTQEALSRIKNASGTQFDPQVVEAFLKVVGGEGVVI
- a CDS encoding response regulator, with amino-acid sequence MPQKILIVDDDQTIRKIGEYNLKKAGYEVITANNGEEAIRKIETEKPDLVILDLMMPVMDGYEVCQKIKEDWLRSHIPIIILSIKKDVDDKVKGLRVGADDYLAKPFDPQELLVRVEANLRRIKRDMQANPLTGLPGNVPINNKITEVIKQGRSFCILYIDLDYFKAFNDTYGYERGDEVIQFTSQTIIQTIRELGNSTDFVGHIGGDDFVVLTTPTKVDSICNEIIKAFDIGILNFYDEEDRERGFLLCPDRKGQPNKFPLISISIACVTNEQNKFTHLGEISAAAAEMKKYAKSIAGSSYVKDRRKMLNFKTTAKLENLPLMSNFIYQATQKFGLDKDTGFDIQVAVEEACENIVEHSYPKGSEGSIEINCEYKDNNFIVKIKDYGQSFDPNTIPEPNLEAKLEDRTTGGLGIYFMKKLMDEINYYFDPKEGNELVMVKRLNAKR